One Streptomyces sp. RPA4-2 genomic window carries:
- the leuA gene encoding 2-isopropylmalate synthase yields MPNFQQPTAMPTHKYGTYEQVDIPDRTWPGQRVTVAPRWLSTDLRDGNQALIDPMSPARKREMFDLLVRMGYKEIEVGFPASGQTDFDFVRSIIEDETAIPDDVTISVLTQAREDLIERTVESLVGARRATVHLYNATAPVFRRVVFRGSKEQIKQIAVDGTRLVMEYAEKLLDERTAFGYQYSPEIFTDTELDFALEVCEAVMDVWQPGPGREIILNLPATVERSTPSTHADRFEWMGRNLSRREYVCLSVHPHNDRGTAVAAAELALMAGADRIEGCLFGQGERTGNVDLVTLGMNLFSQGVDPQIDFSDIDEVRRTAEYCNQMEVHARHPYVGDLVYTSFSGSHQDAIKKGFDAMEADAAAKGVTVDDIEWAVPYLPIDPKDVGRSYEAVIRVNSQSGKGGIAYVLKNDHKLDLPRRMQIEFSKIIQAKTDAEGGEVTPKDIWGIFQDEYLPNPGNAWGRIQVKTGQTTTDRDGIDSLTVEASVDGTDTVLTGTGNGPISAFFDALQSIGVDVRLLDYQEHTMSEGASAQAASYIECAIGDKVLWGIGIDANTTRASLKAVVSAVNRAAR; encoded by the coding sequence ATGCCGAACTTCCAGCAGCCCACCGCCATGCCGACTCACAAGTACGGCACGTACGAGCAGGTGGACATCCCGGACCGCACCTGGCCGGGCCAGCGTGTCACCGTCGCCCCCCGCTGGCTGTCGACGGACCTGCGGGACGGCAACCAGGCGCTCATCGACCCGATGTCCCCGGCCCGCAAGCGCGAGATGTTCGACCTGCTGGTGCGGATGGGCTACAAGGAGATCGAGGTCGGCTTCCCGGCCTCCGGCCAGACGGACTTCGACTTCGTCCGCTCGATCATCGAGGACGAGACGGCCATCCCGGACGACGTCACGATCTCCGTGCTGACCCAGGCCCGCGAGGACCTGATCGAGCGCACGGTGGAGTCCCTGGTGGGCGCCAGGCGCGCCACGGTCCACCTGTACAACGCGACGGCCCCCGTCTTCCGCCGGGTCGTCTTCCGCGGCTCCAAGGAGCAGATCAAGCAGATCGCCGTCGACGGCACCCGGCTGGTCATGGAGTACGCCGAGAAGCTGCTCGACGAGCGCACCGCCTTCGGCTACCAGTACAGCCCCGAGATCTTCACCGACACCGAGCTGGACTTCGCCCTGGAGGTCTGCGAGGCCGTCATGGACGTCTGGCAGCCCGGCCCGGGCCGGGAGATCATCCTGAACCTGCCCGCCACGGTGGAGCGCTCGACCCCCTCGACGCACGCGGACCGCTTCGAGTGGATGGGCCGCAACCTCTCCCGCCGCGAGTACGTCTGCCTGTCCGTCCACCCGCACAACGACCGCGGCACGGCCGTCGCCGCCGCCGAGCTGGCCCTGATGGCCGGCGCCGACCGCATCGAGGGCTGCCTGTTCGGCCAGGGCGAGCGCACCGGCAACGTCGACCTGGTCACCCTGGGCATGAACCTGTTCTCGCAGGGCGTCGACCCACAGATCGACTTCTCGGACATCGACGAGGTCCGCCGCACCGCCGAGTACTGCAACCAGATGGAGGTCCACGCCCGTCACCCGTACGTCGGCGACCTCGTCTACACCTCCTTCTCCGGCTCCCACCAGGACGCCATCAAGAAGGGCTTCGACGCCATGGAGGCCGACGCGGCCGCGAAGGGCGTCACCGTCGACGACATCGAGTGGGCCGTCCCGTACCTGCCCATCGACCCGAAGGACGTCGGCCGCAGCTACGAGGCCGTCATCCGCGTCAACTCGCAGTCCGGCAAGGGCGGCATCGCGTACGTCCTGAAGAACGACCACAAGCTGGACCTGCCGCGCCGGATGCAGATCGAGTTCTCGAAGATCATCCAGGCCAAGACGGACGCCGAGGGCGGCGAGGTCACCCCGAAGGACATCTGGGGCATCTTCCAGGACGAGTACCTGCCGAACCCCGGGAACGCGTGGGGCCGCATCCAGGTCAAGACCGGCCAGACCACGACCGACCGCGACGGCATCGACTCGCTGACCGTCGAGGCCTCGGTGGACGGCACCGACACCGTCCTGACCGGTACCGGCAACGGTCCGATCTCCGCGTTCTTCGACGCCCTGCAGTCCATCGGCGTCGACGTACGCCTGCTGGACTACCAGGAGCACACGATGAGCGAGGGCGCGTCCGCGCAGGCCGCCTCCTACATCGAGTGCGCGATCGGTGACAAGGTCCTGTGGGGAATCGGGATCGACGCGAATACGACACGAGCTTCGCTGAAGGCCGTGGTCTCCGCCGTCAACCGCGCGGCCCGCTGA